In Pollutimonas sp. M17, a single genomic region encodes these proteins:
- a CDS encoding autotransporter domain-containing protein, producing MPPAEGSSFNNWQGHSQRTAASAGESFLRGDIWIQEDWTSGTATDFQNTGMWGSAMPEDIVADDKYVDKETVFPIIHFTNQQDPTGNPEGKGMLRIWDTTANPSGGWVYLPDTAGQINYGSWNSFDLRLIPESNKVEYYLNGSLVYTWIDPTSENKTEPGQFFAMYLKARNNGMTAFDTFWSRLMSGEVHSEGVVSGSVSGDVMVDAGGWVSVADDTNISGSLYGNGSSGAASVVDFDKSVTVGGDLIGNNTWFNFSSAADATATIAGSVELEGKSLASGGSAGNAVRAERNITLNDSTLKGYWTLPNGSVIAQGGARIEDAVILASAKAAVIASGPSSSAAIKRSDLRTSASGAGSGGLLATVNASNGSSVSIEGGSVAATGDSYTRGILASGKSADTVATRVVATGAAISTSGEHSHAVHAFGPSGNSDPDSVNAPIITVNAGTVDTSGDESYGLYAQNGGNINSSAQVTTSGKAGFGAFAYNGGRISLHGGSLETSADALGGTIGTFGALSKKNSVIILNGTAVNTEGVLAEGLRSEEGASIDATDSIITTAGSKAHGVTAYTGGTVDLVRGSVSASGANANGLQATGAESKITTNGTVVQTSGGKYGAYASSGGVIELEGGSVSNTNASPGSQGLAADGEGSSITATNVAISAKGEYTGPGALSNAVAASNGAHIELSGGSVSSLSNQFGRGLLASTSSSIDATNVAISTAGAMSNAVHAFSARETTDKAADTPIITLTGGSVSTVANDAYGLSAQNTGARIDASGVAISTQGGNSFGAVAYNGAALNLTNTTISTSGIGAHGISINAMSTAQVPSRVSEAHYSSSVTMDGGSISTTGADSAGVYLRNDSSVTLNGVTVNAAGPVFSSDFSKADQTQNITVGAGSTLSSISDILLRVDRSTVGEDGVVDFTLEKGAFASGNIVNYRNGSVDDVYSSNTHVDIQDGAHWAGIFIKANTQQQDSGIVDGADLPDGKVDNDVATTAGSSVAFQGVSEVTGSVSTAANSSTTFTGSTPTTITENLVGQQGSSITFNSGANINQSVTGVGSTMSFGGATTISQGIAGSGSSVSFSGPTTISSTGGGNALTGASNTSFSFSRTAPTTINGSVDLSGGSSTHGGTTSTPVTITGNANVSSGAVLGGNLNISGALNGTGGTLGPGNSTGIQTYGSFGSFSGTYLAEVNAAGQSDLIRITSGLVDLTGIALKVGQENGNGGYVLNHDYTIVETGEDNGISGISDNKFASEGLDSSFTGTLVKLDPVKYGADYVKISLSLDQSKVGAFMPTLSDNQRGVMSGLQGVPSLLSAVATMQGDNAKSALNQLSGEVHGSTQSALHSAGGLLVSTVGNRMRGNVGAGMLAGAPMADASGSVPAGAMPRSAAYPLWAEVVGNWNTLDGGDNASKTKSHTAGIYVGGDVPVGAGWRVGGALGFTDGRIKADDVGSRSDVRSYTATVYGGNSWAAGNGQVNFLAGAGYTRHNIESRRTINVGGSQTLKADYHANTTQLFTELGYAIPVGQASTIEPYAGLAWSSQRSQGFSESGGSAALRSQGQTDNVTTLTLGLRGKTLVELGGREARLSAGLGWRHASGDVASARTMSFIQGNGAAFTVAGSPIAKNAAVVDLGAEMSVGRNAAMGLGYSGQFGQGSTDSTGSLYLKVRF from the coding sequence TTGCCGCCCGCCGAGGGCTCGTCGTTCAACAATTGGCAAGGCCATTCCCAACGTACAGCCGCGTCGGCCGGTGAATCCTTTCTGCGCGGCGATATCTGGATACAAGAAGACTGGACAAGCGGGACGGCGACCGATTTCCAGAATACCGGAATGTGGGGCTCGGCCATGCCTGAGGACATCGTAGCCGATGACAAGTACGTCGATAAAGAGACGGTATTTCCCATTATCCATTTCACTAATCAGCAAGATCCTACCGGAAACCCAGAGGGCAAGGGCATGCTACGCATCTGGGACACCACAGCCAATCCTTCGGGCGGCTGGGTCTATCTTCCGGATACGGCAGGGCAGATCAATTACGGTAGTTGGAATTCCTTCGATTTACGTCTTATCCCGGAATCAAACAAGGTCGAATATTATTTGAACGGTTCCCTGGTGTATACCTGGATCGACCCCACTTCGGAGAACAAGACCGAGCCCGGTCAGTTTTTTGCTATGTACCTGAAGGCGCGTAACAATGGCATGACGGCGTTCGACACCTTTTGGTCGCGCTTGATGTCGGGCGAGGTGCATAGCGAAGGCGTGGTGTCGGGCTCGGTCAGCGGCGATGTCATGGTCGATGCCGGTGGCTGGGTTTCAGTGGCCGACGACACGAACATTTCCGGCTCGCTGTACGGCAACGGCAGCTCCGGCGCGGCGTCGGTCGTCGATTTCGACAAGAGCGTCACCGTGGGCGGCGACCTTATCGGCAACAATACCTGGTTCAATTTCAGTTCGGCGGCGGATGCGACCGCTACCATCGCAGGCTCTGTCGAACTCGAGGGTAAGTCCCTCGCCAGTGGCGGCTCGGCGGGCAATGCTGTACGCGCAGAAAGGAATATCACCCTCAACGATTCCACGCTGAAAGGCTATTGGACCTTGCCGAATGGCAGTGTAATTGCCCAAGGTGGCGCCCGTATTGAAGATGCGGTCATTCTTGCCAGCGCCAAGGCCGCTGTCATCGCATCCGGACCCAGTTCAAGCGCCGCCATAAAGCGAAGCGATCTGCGGACGAGCGCATCAGGTGCGGGATCGGGAGGATTGCTTGCCACAGTCAATGCAAGCAATGGCTCCAGCGTAAGTATAGAAGGCGGGTCTGTGGCCGCCACGGGCGACAGCTATACACGCGGTATTCTTGCCAGCGGCAAGAGCGCGGATACCGTGGCCACCCGGGTCGTGGCAACGGGAGCCGCCATCTCCACCAGCGGAGAGCATTCCCATGCCGTCCATGCGTTCGGCCCATCAGGCAATTCAGATCCCGATAGCGTCAACGCGCCCATCATTACGGTGAATGCTGGCACGGTCGACACCAGCGGCGACGAATCCTACGGTCTGTATGCTCAGAATGGCGGAAACATCAACAGCTCTGCGCAGGTAACAACCAGCGGCAAGGCGGGCTTTGGCGCCTTTGCCTATAACGGGGGGCGAATCTCACTGCACGGCGGCTCGTTGGAAACATCGGCCGATGCGCTGGGCGGGACCATCGGTACGTTTGGCGCGCTGTCCAAGAAGAACAGCGTGATCATCCTTAACGGAACTGCCGTCAACACCGAAGGCGTCCTGGCTGAAGGCCTGCGTTCCGAAGAGGGCGCAAGCATTGACGCGACCGACTCCATCATCACCACTGCGGGGTCGAAAGCGCATGGCGTAACGGCCTACACAGGCGGAACGGTGGACCTGGTGCGCGGGTCGGTATCGGCCAGCGGAGCCAATGCCAATGGTTTGCAGGCCACGGGTGCGGAATCGAAAATCACCACCAATGGAACGGTTGTGCAAACCAGCGGTGGCAAGTACGGTGCCTATGCGAGCAGCGGCGGTGTAATCGAGCTTGAAGGCGGATCGGTCAGCAATACCAACGCCAGCCCGGGCAGCCAGGGCCTAGCTGCCGATGGCGAGGGCTCATCCATTACCGCCACCAACGTCGCGATCAGCGCCAAGGGCGAATACACGGGGCCGGGCGCGCTATCGAATGCGGTGGCGGCCAGCAATGGCGCGCATATCGAGCTTAGCGGTGGATCGGTGTCGTCGCTCAGTAACCAATTCGGCCGAGGCTTGTTGGCCAGCACCAGTTCCAGCATCGATGCCACCAACGTCGCCATCTCCACCGCTGGCGCCATGTCGAATGCGGTGCATGCCTTCAGCGCGAGGGAAACAACGGATAAAGCGGCGGATACGCCCATCATTACCTTGACGGGCGGTTCAGTCAGTACGGTTGCCAACGACGCCTACGGTCTGTCGGCTCAGAATACCGGCGCAAGGATAGATGCCAGCGGTGTTGCCATCAGTACGCAGGGCGGCAATTCTTTCGGAGCCGTCGCTTACAACGGCGCCGCGCTGAACCTGACGAATACCACGATCTCCACATCGGGAATTGGGGCGCACGGCATATCCATCAATGCCATGAGTACGGCGCAGGTGCCATCGAGGGTTTCTGAAGCCCATTATTCAAGCAGCGTCACCATGGATGGCGGGTCCATCTCGACCACGGGCGCCGACTCCGCCGGGGTGTATCTGCGCAACGACAGCAGCGTTACGTTGAATGGCGTGACGGTCAATGCGGCAGGTCCAGTGTTTTCGTCGGACTTCAGCAAGGCAGATCAGACGCAGAATATCACCGTCGGTGCAGGATCTACATTGTCCTCCATCAGCGATATATTGTTGCGGGTAGACAGGTCTACTGTGGGTGAAGATGGCGTGGTTGATTTCACGCTTGAAAAAGGAGCGTTCGCATCGGGCAATATCGTGAATTATCGGAACGGATCCGTGGACGATGTATACAGCTCGAACACACATGTCGATATCCAGGACGGCGCCCATTGGGCGGGTATCTTTATCAAGGCGAATACTCAGCAGCAAGATTCAGGCATAGTCGATGGGGCTGATTTACCAGATGGCAAAGTGGATAACGATGTAGCCACCACGGCAGGATCCAGCGTGGCCTTCCAAGGAGTATCCGAGGTGACCGGCAGCGTGTCGACCGCAGCCAATTCCAGCACGACATTCACGGGCTCCACGCCCACTACCATTACAGAGAATCTGGTTGGACAGCAGGGGTCCAGCATCACTTTCAATAGTGGTGCGAACATCAATCAATCGGTGACGGGCGTGGGCAGCACCATGTCCTTTGGTGGTGCAACAACGATAAGCCAGGGCATTGCCGGGTCGGGCTCCAGCGTGAGCTTCAGCGGCCCCACGACCATCAGCAGCACGGGGGGAGGGAATGCATTGACCGGCGCCTCGAACACCAGCTTCAGTTTCAGCCGCACAGCGCCCACGACCATCAATGGTTCGGTTGACTTGAGCGGTGGGTCAAGTACGCATGGCGGTACAACGAGTACGCCCGTGACGATTACCGGGAACGCGAATGTGTCTTCGGGTGCGGTGCTTGGAGGGAACCTTAACATCAGCGGTGCGTTGAACGGTACGGGTGGCACCTTGGGGCCAGGCAACTCCACAGGCATACAAACCTATGGCTCTTTCGGGTCATTTAGCGGCACTTACCTAGCCGAAGTGAACGCGGCGGGGCAGTCCGATCTGATACGCATCACCAGCGGCTTAGTGGACCTCACGGGCATAGCCTTGAAGGTGGGGCAAGAGAACGGCAACGGCGGTTATGTACTGAATCATGACTACACCATTGTCGAGACCGGCGAGGACAATGGCATAAGTGGCATTTCCGACAACAAGTTTGCCAGCGAAGGATTGGACAGCAGCTTTACCGGTACGTTGGTCAAGCTCGATCCGGTCAAGTATGGGGCCGACTACGTCAAGATTAGCCTGTCGCTGGATCAGTCCAAGGTCGGCGCCTTTATGCCTACACTCTCGGACAACCAGCGGGGCGTGATGTCGGGCCTGCAAGGTGTTCCATCTTTGCTGAGTGCCGTAGCGACCATGCAAGGAGATAATGCCAAGAGCGCACTTAACCAGCTGTCCGGTGAGGTCCATGGCAGCACGCAGTCGGCGCTGCACAGCGCGGGCGGGCTGTTGGTCAGCACGGTGGGCAATCGCATGCGCGGCAATGTGGGCGCCGGCATGCTGGCCGGGGCGCCGATGGCCGATGCCTCTGGTTCCGTGCCGGCGGGCGCCATGCCGCGCTCGGCGGCCTATCCGCTGTGGGCTGAAGTGGTGGGCAACTGGAATACGCTGGACGGCGGCGACAACGCCTCCAAGACCAAGAGCCACACCGCGGGCATCTACGTGGGCGGGGACGTGCCGGTGGGTGCAGGCTGGCGCGTGGGTGGCGCCTTGGGCTTTACCGACGGGCGCATCAAGGCCGACGACGTGGGGTCGCGCTCCGATGTGCGCAGCTACACCGCCACGGTCTATGGCGGCAACAGTTGGGCGGCGGGCAACGGCCAGGTCAACTTCCTGGCGGGCGCGGGCTACACGCGGCACAACATCGAAAGCCGCCGGACGATCAACGTGGGCGGCAGCCAGACGCTCAAGGCGGACTACCATGCGAATACCACGCAGTTGTTCACGGAGCTGGGCTATGCGATTCCCGTGGGGCAGGCCAGCACCATCGAGCCGTATGCGGGGCTGGCCTGGTCCAGCCAACGCAGCCAGGGCTTCAGTGAAAGCGGCGGCTCGGCGGCGCTGCGCAGCCAGGGCCAGACGGATAACGTGACGACACTGACGCTGGGCCTGCGCGGCAAGACGCTGGTGGAGCTGGGCGGCCGCGAGGCGCGGCTAAGCGCCGGGCTGGGCTGGCGCCATGCTTCGGGCGACGTGGCTTCGGCGCGCACGATGTCCTTCATCCAGGGCAATGGGGCGGCGTTCACGGTGGCCGGCTCGCCGATCGCCAAGAATGCGGCGGTGGTGGACTTGGGGGCCGAGATGAGCGTGGGCAGGAACGCGGCCATGGGCTTGGGTTACAGCGGCCAGTTCGGCCAGGGCAGCACCGACAGCACCGGGTCCCTGTATTTAAAGGTCCGGTTCTAG